From the Bacteroidia bacterium genome, one window contains:
- a CDS encoding T9SS type A sorting domain-containing protein, with protein sequence MNRHILLSSLLLFSFFSLAQFSMQAQESWPGTSTNMGVGWIGYLYANTTPVQDPTNDIGKNVEKWDLTFVEPGARYTVQAAASSSTAFFRLQVTSLTALDGPGTYYVFIANASNTQIGMVYLTIAGNNTWDLIVRNSSSVEAIVASNVAGYTRVVQTGYAGTAFVDFQVPLTTLYNTLGINANTVIKFYSGTSSGTGNIGNVNLDFMTPGNTIDFSTLATVTVSALNIGLLPVELSSFTAHTKSGTTLLKWNTTTEVNNYGFEVQRSFRKDEWEAIAFVHGHGTTNSPRSYSYEDRLPSHAAAEIRYRLRQIDRDGSEEYSPVVMVRGIAQTTFGIADAFPNPFNPSTTLSLNLDVESPVTVKLHDVTGREVMTLLENTILSEGSHSVLIQAPSLPSGRYLAVMTAGSQHSIYPIVLSK encoded by the coding sequence ATGAACCGTCACATACTTCTTTCCTCGCTCCTTCTCTTTTCCTTTTTTTCCCTGGCGCAGTTTTCCATGCAAGCGCAGGAGAGCTGGCCGGGCACATCCACGAACATGGGTGTAGGCTGGATCGGATACCTCTATGCCAATACAACTCCTGTGCAGGATCCGACGAATGATATTGGCAAGAATGTTGAGAAATGGGATCTGACGTTCGTCGAACCCGGCGCACGGTACACTGTACAAGCTGCCGCAAGCAGCTCGACAGCGTTCTTTCGTCTGCAGGTGACTTCTCTGACGGCGCTGGATGGCCCCGGTACGTACTACGTTTTCATAGCGAATGCATCGAATACGCAAATTGGGATGGTCTATCTGACCATAGCGGGAAATAACACCTGGGATCTCATTGTCAGGAATTCTTCCAGTGTAGAGGCCATCGTGGCTTCGAATGTAGCCGGCTATACCCGGGTCGTTCAAACCGGATATGCCGGCACGGCGTTCGTCGATTTTCAGGTGCCGCTGACGACTTTGTACAACACGCTCGGCATCAACGCTAACACGGTGATCAAATTCTATTCCGGTACATCTTCGGGGACAGGGAATATCGGAAATGTCAATCTCGATTTTATGACTCCCGGAAACACCATCGATTTTTCCACTCTCGCAACGGTCACCGTGTCTGCGCTGAATATCGGACTTCTCCCGGTGGAGCTCAGCAGCTTCACGGCACATACCAAGAGTGGGACGACGCTTCTCAAATGGAACACGACCACCGAAGTGAATAACTATGGCTTCGAAGTGCAGCGGTCGTTCAGAAAGGACGAGTGGGAAGCGATCGCCTTCGTCCATGGCCACGGTACCACCAACAGCCCGCGCAGCTATTCGTACGAGGACAGACTCCCGTCTCACGCCGCAGCGGAAATTCGCTATCGCCTTCGGCAGATCGATCGTGACGGAAGCGAAGAGTATTCACCTGTCGTTATGGTACGCGGCATAGCACAGACGACCTTCGGCATAGCGGATGCCTTCCCCAATCCGTTCAATCCCTCCACCACCCTCTCGTTGAATCTGGATGTCGAGAGCCCCGTCACAGTGAAACTGCATGACGTCACAGGCCGCGAAGTAATGACACTCCTTGAGAACACGATCCTCTCGGAGGGGTCGCATTCCGTGCTTATTCAAGCCCCTTCGCTCCCGAGTGGTCGATATCTCGCGGTGATGACCGCGGGATCGCAACACAGCATTTACCCGATTGTTTTATCGAAATAA
- the uvrA gene encoding excinuclease ABC subunit UvrA has product MKHEYIVVRGAREHNLKNIDVEIPRNKLVVITGLSGSGKSSLAFDTIYAEGQRRYVECLSAYARQFLGTMERPDVDHIDGLSPAISIEQKTISRNPRSTVGTVTEIYDYLRLLFARAGVQHCYKDGSPVQRQSLDQMVDRLLDHEQGTRIVILAPVVRGRKGHYRELFDQISRDGFTKVRVDGVLREIHDDMRVDRYKIHNIEIVVDRLVIHPDARARMTDSLEIALKFGEGVVIVDVNGSDLLMSQKNSCPLCGSSYEEAAPNSFSFNSPYGACQTCDGLGETREFDLDLIIPDVSKSLNHEGIVPLGKPRGTWWWAQVRTVADKFGFTLDTPLSDVSEEAMKVLLYGSGKEKYSITYTNPDGRTQKYTHSIAGVLASLRQYYQNTTSAGIREWAESFMSTKRCPDCGGGRLRPESLAVKIDGASIHDIAAVSIKDALLFFQQMRLTPRQREIATQIVKEISSRLEFLVNVGLDYLTLGRSSRSLSGGEAQRIRLATQIGTQLVGVLYILDEPSIGLHQRDNTRLITSLKQLRDLGNSVIVVEHDREMIESADHIIDLGPAAGEFGGEVVAQGNLEELLRVNGNGKRNGTLLRKANSSTEEEMLRRISAKGSLTAAYLQGKHSIGIPSQRREGHGTSVILRGACGHNLKNIDLELPLGTFICVTGVSGSGKSSLVNETLYPVLARHFYKSNIATLPHAGVEGLEHIDKVIDIDQTPIGRTPRSNPATYTGLFTFIRDLFTSLSEAKIRGYSAGRFSFNVDGGRCDACKGDGVRKIEMNFLPDVYVLCEVCKGNRYNRETLEVRYHGKSIADVLGMSVAEALDFFSEIPRVQRKLQTLYDVGLGYIRLGQQATTLSGGEAQRVKLSTELSKIGTGSTLYILDEPTTGLHFEDVRMLLNVLGKLADKGNTVVVIEHNLDVIKCADWVIDLGPEGGEGGGYIVAQGPPEHIADMADSYTGRYLETELHRV; this is encoded by the coding sequence ATGAAGCACGAATACATCGTTGTCCGCGGAGCCCGCGAACATAATCTTAAAAACATTGACGTCGAAATCCCGCGCAACAAATTGGTTGTCATCACCGGTCTGTCTGGTTCAGGGAAATCGAGTCTCGCCTTCGATACGATTTATGCCGAAGGACAGCGACGGTATGTCGAGTGTCTCTCCGCCTATGCGCGACAATTTCTCGGCACAATGGAACGTCCCGACGTGGATCATATCGATGGACTCTCGCCGGCGATTTCTATTGAGCAAAAAACCATCAGCCGCAACCCACGCTCCACAGTAGGCACGGTGACGGAAATCTACGACTACCTGCGTCTGCTCTTCGCCCGTGCCGGAGTTCAACACTGCTACAAAGATGGATCGCCGGTGCAGCGGCAAAGTCTCGATCAAATGGTGGATCGGCTACTGGATCATGAGCAAGGGACACGGATTGTGATTCTCGCGCCCGTTGTTCGTGGTCGCAAAGGGCATTACAGAGAACTGTTCGATCAGATTTCCCGCGACGGTTTCACGAAAGTGCGTGTCGACGGTGTATTGCGCGAAATTCATGATGATATGCGGGTGGATCGCTACAAAATCCATAATATAGAAATTGTCGTGGACCGACTCGTCATTCATCCCGACGCCCGCGCCCGGATGACAGATTCCCTGGAGATCGCACTGAAATTCGGGGAAGGCGTGGTCATCGTTGACGTCAACGGCAGCGACTTACTGATGAGTCAGAAGAATTCGTGTCCGCTGTGCGGCAGCAGTTACGAGGAGGCTGCACCGAATTCATTTTCGTTCAACTCTCCCTATGGAGCGTGTCAGACATGTGACGGATTGGGTGAGACCCGGGAATTCGACCTGGATCTCATTATTCCTGATGTATCCAAGTCTCTCAATCACGAAGGAATTGTTCCCCTCGGGAAGCCACGCGGAACCTGGTGGTGGGCGCAGGTTCGGACTGTTGCCGACAAATTTGGGTTCACCCTGGACACTCCGTTATCCGACGTATCCGAGGAAGCAATGAAGGTGCTTCTGTACGGAAGCGGTAAGGAGAAGTACAGTATCACGTACACGAATCCCGATGGGAGAACACAAAAGTATACCCACAGCATTGCCGGCGTACTCGCCAGCTTGCGGCAATATTATCAGAACACCACTTCCGCCGGAATTCGTGAATGGGCGGAATCCTTCATGTCGACCAAGCGTTGTCCCGATTGCGGCGGCGGCCGGCTGCGTCCGGAAAGCCTGGCGGTGAAAATCGACGGCGCGTCGATTCATGATATCGCTGCGGTCTCGATTAAGGATGCCTTGCTCTTTTTCCAACAGATGCGTCTCACACCGCGACAGCGGGAGATCGCAACGCAGATTGTCAAGGAAATTTCATCCCGGCTCGAATTCCTGGTGAATGTCGGTCTGGACTACCTTACACTGGGCCGCTCGTCCCGATCGCTTTCGGGCGGCGAGGCGCAGCGTATCCGGCTTGCCACGCAAATCGGAACGCAGCTCGTCGGTGTTCTCTACATTCTAGATGAACCATCCATCGGCCTGCATCAGCGCGACAACACCCGACTGATCACATCGCTGAAACAGTTGCGCGATCTTGGCAACTCGGTCATCGTCGTGGAACACGACCGTGAGATGATAGAAAGTGCGGATCATATCATCGATCTGGGACCCGCGGCGGGAGAATTTGGCGGCGAGGTCGTTGCCCAGGGCAACCTCGAGGAATTGCTCCGCGTCAACGGCAACGGAAAAAGAAACGGGACGCTGCTGCGCAAGGCGAATTCGAGCACAGAAGAAGAAATGCTCCGGCGCATCTCTGCCAAGGGATCATTGACTGCAGCGTATCTGCAGGGGAAGCATAGCATCGGCATTCCGTCGCAACGACGCGAAGGCCACGGCACGTCGGTGATTTTACGCGGTGCGTGTGGACATAACCTGAAGAACATCGATCTCGAGCTGCCGCTTGGGACGTTCATTTGTGTCACCGGTGTGAGTGGCTCAGGCAAATCGAGTCTTGTAAATGAAACCCTGTATCCCGTACTCGCGCGGCATTTCTACAAATCAAACATCGCCACATTGCCGCATGCTGGTGTGGAGGGCCTGGAGCACATAGACAAAGTCATCGATATAGATCAGACACCGATCGGACGTACTCCGCGCTCGAATCCCGCGACGTACACCGGTCTTTTCACTTTTATCCGCGATTTGTTCACCAGCTTGTCCGAAGCCAAGATACGTGGGTACAGTGCAGGCAGGTTCAGCTTCAATGTGGATGGCGGCCGTTGTGATGCCTGCAAAGGCGACGGTGTGCGCAAGATTGAGATGAATTTCCTTCCGGATGTATACGTCCTCTGTGAAGTGTGCAAGGGAAACCGCTACAACCGTGAGACCCTTGAAGTGCGGTATCACGGCAAATCCATTGCCGATGTTCTGGGCATGTCCGTCGCGGAAGCGCTCGACTTCTTCAGCGAAATTCCGCGCGTTCAACGAAAACTGCAGACTCTCTACGACGTGGGCCTGGGGTACATTCGTCTTGGGCAGCAGGCCACAACGCTTTCCGGCGGCGAGGCGCAACGCGTAAAACTGTCGACCGAACTCTCGAAAATCGGCACGGGAAGTACCCTGTACATTCTCGACGAACCCACCACCGGACTGCACTTTGAGGATGTTCGTATGCTCCTGAATGTACTCGGGAAACTCGCCGATAAAGGCAACACAGTCGTTGTCATCGAACATAATCTCGATGTGATAAAATGCGCGGATTGGGTAATTGATCTCGGTCCCGAAGGCGGAGAAGGCGGTGGCTACATCGTCGCGCAGGGACCACCGGAGCACATCGCGGATATGGCGGATAGCTACACCGGGCGCTATCTTGAAACGGAGCTTCACCGTGTCTGA
- the leuS gene encoding leucine--tRNA ligase produces MRYPFSEIEPKWQNFWENNKVFKAGIDKSKPKYYVLDMFPYPSGAGLHVGHPEGYTATDIIARFKRMRGFNVLHPMGWDAFGLPAEQYAVKTGVHPAITTRQNIETFRRQLKMIGFSYDWDREVNTTDPRYVKWTQWIFMQLYKKGLAYMAEVPVNWCPELGTVLANEEVPEQIEKGFTVIRKPMRQWMLRITAYAERLLTDLDELEWPESLKEMQRNWIGRSEGAEVRFAVDGQDEAITVFTTRPDTLWGATYMVLAPEHPLVQTIVADVQRDAVQKYIEASSRKNDLERTELSKEKTGVFTGAFAVNPMNAERIPIWIADYVLLSYGTGAIMAVPGHDERDWEFARAFGLPIREVIAGGNVEEAAFTDTEHGIAVHSDFINGLGYREAFEAVVRYLEEKKLGCRKVNYKLRDWLFSRQRYWGEPFPILHVQHPNGQEEITLLPEDALPLTLPDVESYKPSGTGESPLATISEWVETTDPVSGYPARRETNTMPQWAGSCWYYLRFMDPDNDGVFVGKEAESYWGPVDLYVGGTEHAVLHLLYARFWHKVLFDLGHVSTREPFMRLVNQGMILGEDGRKMSKSFGNVINPDDVIREYGADTLRLFEMFMGPLEQVKPWNTKGVEGVHRFLNRVWRLFVQEDAQEETATLDGSIRDAEADTDTLRLLHKTIRKITEDIEGLRFNTAISQMMIFVNEMNKKELRPRAVMDPFVLLLSPFAPHLAEELWQLLGHNTSLAYEPWPEYDAALTADDEIELVLQVNGKVRDKIRVPTGLDKQALEGVARESEIIRRHTEGKNIIKIIAVPDKLVNVVVR; encoded by the coding sequence ATGCGCTATCCGTTTAGTGAAATCGAACCGAAATGGCAGAACTTCTGGGAAAACAACAAAGTATTCAAGGCGGGGATCGACAAATCCAAACCGAAGTACTATGTGCTCGACATGTTTCCGTATCCATCCGGTGCGGGTTTGCACGTCGGACATCCCGAGGGATACACCGCGACGGATATTATCGCCCGCTTTAAGCGCATGCGTGGTTTCAACGTACTGCATCCGATGGGCTGGGATGCCTTCGGTCTTCCCGCCGAACAGTACGCGGTAAAGACGGGCGTTCATCCTGCCATCACTACACGCCAGAACATCGAGACATTCCGGCGCCAGCTCAAAATGATCGGTTTTTCTTACGATTGGGATCGTGAAGTCAACACGACCGATCCGCGCTATGTAAAATGGACGCAATGGATTTTCATGCAGCTCTACAAGAAGGGCCTCGCATACATGGCGGAAGTGCCGGTGAACTGGTGTCCGGAGCTTGGCACCGTCCTCGCGAACGAGGAGGTTCCCGAGCAGATCGAGAAAGGCTTCACCGTAATTCGCAAACCGATGCGGCAGTGGATGCTTCGTATTACAGCGTACGCGGAACGACTGCTTACGGATCTCGACGAGCTGGAATGGCCGGAAAGTCTCAAGGAAATGCAGCGTAATTGGATCGGCAGATCCGAAGGTGCCGAAGTGCGCTTCGCCGTTGACGGACAAGATGAAGCGATTACCGTATTCACTACACGACCGGATACACTCTGGGGTGCAACGTACATGGTGCTCGCTCCGGAGCATCCACTGGTGCAGACTATTGTCGCGGATGTGCAACGCGATGCGGTGCAGAAATACATTGAGGCGTCATCCAGGAAAAACGACCTCGAGCGAACCGAACTCTCGAAAGAAAAGACCGGCGTCTTCACAGGTGCCTTTGCGGTCAATCCCATGAATGCAGAGCGCATTCCTATATGGATAGCGGACTATGTTCTCCTCAGCTATGGAACCGGAGCCATTATGGCGGTACCGGGACACGACGAGCGCGACTGGGAATTCGCGCGCGCATTCGGATTGCCCATACGCGAGGTGATCGCCGGCGGTAATGTCGAGGAAGCCGCGTTTACGGACACGGAACACGGTATTGCGGTACATTCGGATTTTATCAACGGACTCGGATACCGGGAGGCCTTCGAGGCTGTCGTCCGGTATCTCGAGGAGAAGAAGCTTGGCTGCCGCAAGGTGAATTACAAGCTTCGCGATTGGTTGTTTTCCCGACAGCGCTACTGGGGCGAGCCCTTCCCCATCCTGCACGTCCAGCACCCCAATGGTCAGGAGGAAATCACGCTGCTCCCGGAGGATGCGCTTCCGCTCACACTGCCCGATGTGGAATCCTACAAACCCAGCGGCACAGGTGAATCTCCGCTCGCCACGATAAGCGAATGGGTCGAGACAACGGATCCTGTAAGCGGATATCCCGCACGCAGGGAGACCAACACTATGCCGCAATGGGCTGGATCGTGCTGGTACTACCTTCGTTTCATGGATCCGGACAATGACGGAGTATTTGTCGGCAAGGAAGCGGAATCCTACTGGGGTCCGGTCGATCTTTATGTGGGCGGCACCGAACATGCCGTGCTGCACCTGCTCTATGCGCGATTCTGGCACAAAGTGCTCTTCGATCTCGGCCATGTGTCCACCAGGGAGCCTTTCATGCGTCTCGTCAATCAGGGCATGATACTCGGAGAGGACGGCCGGAAGATGTCAAAATCCTTCGGCAACGTCATCAATCCTGATGACGTCATTCGGGAGTATGGTGCCGATACCTTGCGCCTGTTCGAAATGTTCATGGGGCCGCTGGAACAGGTGAAACCATGGAATACCAAAGGTGTCGAAGGCGTACACCGCTTTCTGAACCGTGTGTGGCGACTCTTTGTTCAGGAGGACGCGCAAGAGGAAACTGCAACGCTCGATGGTTCCATCAGGGACGCCGAAGCCGACACGGACACCTTGCGCCTCCTGCATAAAACGATTCGAAAAATCACCGAAGATATCGAGGGGCTGCGTTTCAACACAGCAATATCGCAGATGATGATTTTCGTCAATGAAATGAACAAGAAGGAACTGCGTCCACGCGCGGTGATGGACCCCTTTGTGCTGCTGCTCTCCCCCTTCGCTCCCCATCTCGCCGAAGAACTCTGGCAGCTGCTCGGGCACAATACCTCGCTGGCATACGAACCCTGGCCGGAATATGATGCAGCACTTACCGCGGATGACGAGATAGAACTCGTCCTCCAGGTGAACGGGAAAGTGCGGGACAAAATTCGTGTACCAACCGGTCTCGACAAACAAGCCCTCGAAGGAGTGGCCCGAGAAAGCGAAATCATTCGCCGTCATACCGAGGGCAAGAACATTATCAAAATCATCGCCGTACCGGACAAGCTGGTGAATGTCGTTGTTCGATGA